In one Corythoichthys intestinalis isolate RoL2023-P3 chromosome 16, ASM3026506v1, whole genome shotgun sequence genomic region, the following are encoded:
- the b9d1 gene encoding B9 domain-containing protein 1 isoform X2, protein MATSNPSVFLLSVNGQIEGANFPCYDDLYCKYCFVYGQDWMPTTGLEEGITQITCKGRQSQKLIWNFPLDITFKSTNPSGWPQLVLSVYGPDVFGNDVVRGYGAIHIPLTPGKHKRTLPMFVPEPTWRLQKFTSWLWGRRPEYTDPKVVAQGEGREVTRVCSQGFVTVIFNIIMKDMKKLGYDSGPSTSSNAQPCGTASGWSTEEQTNL, encoded by the exons ATGGCTACAAGCAATCCATCTGTGTTCCTTCTCTCGGTGAACGGACAGATCGAGGGAGCGAAT tttccttgttatgacgactTGTACTGCAAATACTGCTTCGTTTACGGCCAAGACTGGATGCCCACTACC GGTTTGGAGGAAGGCATCACTCAAATAACATGTAAAGGCAGACAGTCACAAAAACTGATATGGAACTTCCCACTGGATATAACTTTTAAGAGTACAAACCCCTCAGGAT GGCCTCAACTTGTGTTGAGTGTGTATGGACCAGACGTATTTGGCAATGATGTGGTCAGAGGTTATGGAGCAATACACATCCCTTTAACACCTGGAAA ACATAAAAGGACCCTTCCCATGTTTGTTCCTGAACCCACATGGAGACTTCAAAAGTTCACAAG tTGGCTCTGGGGACGTCGACCAGAATACACTGACCCAAAAGTGGTAGCCCAGGGTGAAGGGCGAGAAG TGACAAGGGTTTGCTCCCAAGGATTTGTTACAGTCATCTTCAACATCATAATGAAGGACATGAAAAAACTGGGCTATGATTCTGGGCCATCCACTTCCTCAAACGCACAACCATGTGGCACCGCCTCTGGCTGGTCAACAGAGGAACAGACCAATTTGTGA
- the b9d1 gene encoding B9 domain-containing protein 1 isoform X3, translated as MATSNPSVFLLSVNGQIEGANFPCYDDLYCKYCFVYGQDWMPTTGLEEGITQITCKGRQSQKLIWNFPLDITFKSTNPSGWPQLVLSVYGPDVFGNDVVRGYGAIHIPLTPGNWLWGRRPEYTDPKVVAQGEGREVTRVCSQGFVTVIFNIIMKDMKKLGYDSGPSTSSNAQPCGTASGWSTEEQTNL; from the exons ATGGCTACAAGCAATCCATCTGTGTTCCTTCTCTCGGTGAACGGACAGATCGAGGGAGCGAAT tttccttgttatgacgactTGTACTGCAAATACTGCTTCGTTTACGGCCAAGACTGGATGCCCACTACC GGTTTGGAGGAAGGCATCACTCAAATAACATGTAAAGGCAGACAGTCACAAAAACTGATATGGAACTTCCCACTGGATATAACTTTTAAGAGTACAAACCCCTCAGGAT GGCCTCAACTTGTGTTGAGTGTGTATGGACCAGACGTATTTGGCAATGATGTGGTCAGAGGTTATGGAGCAATACACATCCCTTTAACACCTGGAAA tTGGCTCTGGGGACGTCGACCAGAATACACTGACCCAAAAGTGGTAGCCCAGGGTGAAGGGCGAGAAG TGACAAGGGTTTGCTCCCAAGGATTTGTTACAGTCATCTTCAACATCATAATGAAGGACATGAAAAAACTGGGCTATGATTCTGGGCCATCCACTTCCTCAAACGCACAACCATGTGGCACCGCCTCTGGCTGGTCAACAGAGGAACAGACCAATTTGTGA
- the b9d1 gene encoding B9 domain-containing protein 1 isoform X1 — translation MATSNPSVFLLSVNGQIEGANFPCYDDLYCKYCFVYGQDWMPTTGLEEGITQITCKGRQSQKLIWNFPLDITFKSTNPSGWPQLVLSVYGPDVFGNDVVRGYGAIHIPLTPGKHKRTLPMFVPEPTWRLQKFTRLVDSWLWGRRPEYTDPKVVAQGEGREVTRVCSQGFVTVIFNIIMKDMKKLGYDSGPSTSSNAQPCGTASGWSTEEQTNL, via the exons ATGGCTACAAGCAATCCATCTGTGTTCCTTCTCTCGGTGAACGGACAGATCGAGGGAGCGAAT tttccttgttatgacgactTGTACTGCAAATACTGCTTCGTTTACGGCCAAGACTGGATGCCCACTACC GGTTTGGAGGAAGGCATCACTCAAATAACATGTAAAGGCAGACAGTCACAAAAACTGATATGGAACTTCCCACTGGATATAACTTTTAAGAGTACAAACCCCTCAGGAT GGCCTCAACTTGTGTTGAGTGTGTATGGACCAGACGTATTTGGCAATGATGTGGTCAGAGGTTATGGAGCAATACACATCCCTTTAACACCTGGAAA ACATAAAAGGACCCTTCCCATGTTTGTTCCTGAACCCACATGGAGACTTCAAAAGTTCACAAGGTTGGTTGACAG tTGGCTCTGGGGACGTCGACCAGAATACACTGACCCAAAAGTGGTAGCCCAGGGTGAAGGGCGAGAAG TGACAAGGGTTTGCTCCCAAGGATTTGTTACAGTCATCTTCAACATCATAATGAAGGACATGAAAAAACTGGGCTATGATTCTGGGCCATCCACTTCCTCAAACGCACAACCATGTGGCACCGCCTCTGGCTGGTCAACAGAGGAACAGACCAATTTGTGA